TAAGCTCTATAAGGTCCATTGCAGTCTCCCTCAGGTTTAAGAGGTACATTGCAAGTGTCTCATGCTCAATGGTATAACAGTACGAATAATTGGCAAGAATATGTGACTGAATCCGGTCAAGCTCATTTACAATGACCCTAAGGTACAAAGCCCTCTCAGGGACATCAATATCGCTTATCTTCTCAACCGTTTCTATAAATACCATATTATGAATAACCGAGCAGATCCCGCAGATTCTTTCGGCTAAAAACATGACCTCCTGCCAGGGCCGTCCTTTCATAATATTCTCAATGCCTTTTTTGACATAGCCGAGATCGATCTCGGCAGAGAGAACCTTCTCACCTGCGGTCTCGCACCGGATTCTTGCCGGCTCCTTAAATATAGGATGAACAGGCCCTATGGGGAGTGATACATCAACCTTCTTTCTCATTTTTATTCCCTCTCCTCATAATCCTTAAAGATAAGCGGGGCCACACTCAGAATAGTACTGATAATCTCTGTTGGTCTTGGCGGACATCCGGGAATAGATGCAGTGACAGGGATGTGCTTCGATACCGGAGGATTGACATAACTGCCCTTTCTGTTAAAGACGCAGCCTGATACAGGGCAGTTCCCTATAGTTACAGCAACCTTGGGGTCAGGTATCTTCTCCCAGAGGTTTAAGAGTTTGTCATCCCACTGCTCGACAAATGCACCTGTAATCAGCAGTACATCTGCTTCCCTTGGGTTGTTGTGGACATAGATACCATACTGCTCAATATCATAACGTGGTGCAAGGCAGGCTAAAATCTCAATATCACAGCCATTGCATGAACCAACATTTACAAAACTTACATGAATGGATCTCGACCGCACATTATTCTTTAAATTCTGAATAATACTCATTTAAGGATCAGCTCCCTGATCTTTTCACGGCCGTATATTACCGCCTCTTCCTCGCTCATCCCGCCTGAAATTTTACCGGATATATCAGTGATTAAAAGCTCCATCTCCTCTTCCTTAACTATCGGCATATATTTTGTCAGAAATCCTCTGAAGAGCAGACGATCCGGAAACTCCGGCATCTCATCACCTTTCCAGACATCATACCTTGTGGGCATGTTTTCAAGGTATGACATATCAAAGTTCTCAATAAGCATTGCCCTGAAATTCTGGATATTCATGCCAAGTCCGTCAGAAATCTCTCTCACAGTATTATTCTGAAGAGGTGCCGTTACAATCCGGTATTTCATATTGCGAAGGCTCTTCTCATATACATATCCGGTCATAACATACCACCCGCCTTTAAGACGCCATATCCTGCAAAGACAAATATCAAAAGCCAGAGTGCCGCCATCTCACCTCTCTTCAGGAGGTCCTTACTTCCGAAAAATAAAAGGGCCGGAATTATCAGGAGCACTATAACTAAAATTCCGGCCTGAAGAGCAACTGAAGGATTCAGGTATGCCTGATATGCAGCAATCAGTGCAAAGACTATACATACGGATGTGATTCCTGCTTTGATTAAACTCATAACAATACCCCCAGAACGACTGCAAAAACAGCCATAAAGACAATTATCAGTATCTGAACGGTGACACAGTCATAGGGTGACAGAAGCGGTGTTGTCGCACATACAAATGAAAGCGAGAACAGTATAATCAGCATCACCACAAGAGTCAGCAGAACGGGCAGCTGCCCTATAAAGATTACAACAAACGCAAACAGCAGGACAAATGTCTTAAGGCCCTCACCAACATCAAGTGCCGCCCTCCATACACCAAAGTGCTCAGTCTTATAACCGCTTACAATCTCTTTTCCCTGGACTATAGAGAAAGGCCCGTAAGGCATCTTGGAGAGAATTACAACATACAGGCCAATTGCCGCCGGAGGTACTATCAGAAGAAGAGGGCCGTTTTCCGCCTGAAATGCAATAAGGTCAGATATCATCAGAGATCCGGTGAAGAAGTAGATCATCGCAACCGCACCAAAAAGCGGGATCTCGGATGACGCAGATATGACTGACCTGACACCGCCGAATTTAGAATATGGTGAACCGGGCGAGAGACCCACACCGTGCTCAACCATCTTGTGAACCATGTATATGCCGAATAAGAGCAGAATGCTCTGACCTGCAATCACTACAAACAGTGCTGCGGTCCAGATACCAATAGCTACGAGCACAATTCCGGTGAACAACAGTTCACTGCCGGTCTTTGGTATCCAGGTCTCCTTAAATGAAAATTTGAGAGTATGCAGAATCTCCTGCCATACAGGAGGGCCGGGGCGTCCCTGCACCCTTGCAATCACCTTACGGTGTATTCCAAGAAACAGAAGACCAAGTATTGTTGCTAATATCAGATATTCCAGCATAATTCAGTACCCAATAAAAGGAATGTCTCCTTCTCCCTCCCCCGCTTTCCACCAGAGTCCTGTAAAGAGCACAAATGGCGGAAAGGCAATAGTCATAAGCACTGCGGCTGTCAGGAAATCGGCCATACCAGCCCTCAGCATGACTTCTGCCCCAATGCAGACCAGAAGAGAGAGGACAGCTACCAGTTTGACTGTACTTTTTTTCATTTTCCCATCACACCGTTAACAAAATCTCAACCACCCTGAGGAATATCAGAAGCGAACTCACATGAATCATTATTACATAAGGAGCACCAGGCGCCCTGAAAAGCTCTGCCTTTGCAGCGTAAAACGGTGCTATGCCCTCACCTGTAACTCCGACCAAAAGCAGAACCTTTGCAATTAAGGGCATATTTACCATTGCTCCTGAAAGCTCCCATATGCTCAGCGTTCCTGTAGCGGCAAGTGTTATTGCAGCACTTCCGAAGAGGGGAACCGTTGCAACCATTGCAACAATCCCGTAATTAAAGGCGGCGTTCAGTACATGCCGGCTCTTCACTGCCGCAACTATGCCTATTATACAGACCCCTGTCATTGAGACAAAGAGTGTGTAATTGAAGATGTCACCGCTAAGAACTGCTCCCATTGTGGCAAGACCACAGGCAACCGCCATAAATCTCCGGAACCTCAGTTCAGCCGGCCCTACCTCCTTTGCATAGACTGCATCATCCCCGAATACAACGTCAAGCTGTTTCTCCGGTCTGCTGAAGATGCAGAACAGCGTGAATATAAGGGCCAGTATGAAGAGGACGGCTGTATAAGGAGTGAAATAGTTCACTATGTCGCCAAAAGGCAGATAAAACAGTTCTTCTCCGCCTACTGCTCCGGACTGGAGATCAAACATTCTCCTCACCTCCCATCGTTCCTATAAGTGACATCTTTGCCATAACCTTCACAAGAATCGCACCTCCGGCAAGCATAACTGCAAAGAACCAGTACTGCGGGAGAACCATGAAGATGAAGAAGGCGGCAATCCAGAACGCCCAGGCATAGCCGCTCACTATCTCAAGTATCTCAAACCGTTCCACACTTCCCCTGCACATGAAGAAGAAGACTGCACCCGTTGCTGCAACCGCACCGCCTGAAAAACCGGAAAGAACTATTCCGTAGGCAACAAGGACAAGTGCCATTATTGCCGGTGCGGAGTCCATAATTTCGAGCCGGAATTTTCTTCTGACCGGCTTTGTCAGCCCTTCCCTTACAAGATATATCTCAGAGATGGCTAAAAGCTCCGATATTCCGACAACAAGGCCAGGAAGAATAAGCGCCTCTGCAAGATCTGTCGCAACCATTGCAATGAGAGCGAGGGCGGCAATTTCGGCAAGATCTGTTAATATAAGGCGGTGCAGGTCATTCTTCTCTTTGAAGAGGGCCATAAAGACTATCGCAGACGCAGCAAATATAACAGTTATTCCGAGGAAATAGGTCTGATCCATTATTCCTTCCTCCTGTACAGAAATGCCGCAATTGCAAATGCAACAAAGAGAATAGCTGTCTCAGCAACCGTATCAAGCCCTCTTGTATTGTAGAGGATCTCATCGATAATTCCTCCGGGATGTGAGACTATCGTAGTTCCGAGATAGAGACTTGTCGCTGCCATAAAAGCGGAAAGCGGAGTTAAGTATGCAGTCACATAACCGAGATACGGTGCGTTTGAGGGATACTGGGCTTTGACGGCTGTATCGCCGAAAGGAATGCCCCCTCTGTCATATGGATTTAACGGGCTGTCAGCCACAGTATCTTTCGGATAGAGCTGATCGGACTCATACTGAAGAGGCGATGTGATCTGGAGACATAATGCGGCTATGAAGACAACCGCAACTATAAGCCCGTAGATATTTGCGATATTCTCTACTTTCTGGAGATAATCTGAGATCTTACGGACTACCATCTTCCATCACTCCTCTCAAGCACCCTCACAAGGATAAATGTAGCTATCGCTGTAACCGCTATGAATGTCATCAGGGCAAGAGTCTCGTTAAATGAGAGCATTATGAGGAGAAGACCCCATGCGGGAATTTCCACATTTATCAGCCGGATGAGCGGTGTCTTTGGCTTTGGATCAGCAGCTGCAATGACACCAATTACCAGAATAATGCATCCAAGTGCAAATTCAGGCGCTATCATCGGCATCACTCCTGCAGACCATCAGAATAAATATTGTTGTTACCGGGGCGATAAGTGAGACTGCAATCGCAACATCGGTATATCCGCCTGCAATTATGAAGGGCATAATTCCGGCGGCGATGATGCCGACTGAGATCAGCTTCTCAAACTCCTCCCTTGAAAATGCCGCCATCAGTGTACCTGCAATTGCAAGAAAACCGAATAAAAGGATGGATATATCATCGATCATTCTTTTTTGCCTCCTGCAATCCTGCTGGCTATTGCATTTGACTCAAGCGTTGTTCCGATGAAAAAAGCGGCGGCGGCTGCAAGCGAGAGCGGATCCTTTAAGATCAGCACAAGAGAACCTGCAACAGCAAAACCGATGACATTGAGGAAGGGCAGTTTTAAGAGGTTATTCTTTACAAAAGCTATACGTATCGCTGCATAAACAGCAACCAGCCCGCAGATCCACAGTTCAATCAACTTCTAAACCTCCAGAGTTTTCCAAGAAGCCGGCTCGAGTATTTATGTGAAAGACCCTGAATAGTCACTATGGCAAGCACCATTCCCGCTATAAACTCCTCCGGAGATAATATGCCGTAAAATGAAAAGCCCCATATTACAAAAGACGCGACAACTGCACCGGTAGTTCCCGCATATCCCTTGTCATGGCATATTCTGTTCCCAATAAATACCAGCACTGCCGCAGCCAGTCCGCCATATATCCCATATACATAGACGCCACACGCAGCAAGAAGTGTTCCGGCAGATGCATCGGGAGAACAGACTATATTTCCAATCATATACCCCCCGTTTAAATTCCCGCCTTCCTCCCCGACTGACCTGCCTATTGCCTCAGCACCGCTCACTCCGCCCTTTTTTGGAAGGCCGAATATAATATCGGTAGTGACAAAAATAAGCCATGCCACAACTGCCGCAGCAATAATATTTGTAATTCCGTTTAGCATCTCAAACCAGACCCTCTGATATTCTTTGATGTTGTTTGCACGATAAATCTTTTTCCCCTGAGATTAAGGCGGTCCGGTTAACCTGAAAAACAGGACGTCCATGTCAGGCGGAAAAATTCATCGTCATTTATCCGGATAAAAACTGAAATTAATTACGATCCGGAATTTCCGGAGCACAGTTTACGCCTTTACCCGGCCACCCGCCTTATACTTAGAATTAACAATAAAGATCATTAATAGTTTTTCTTATTTTTCTGGTATAAAACATTAAAGACGATATTTCCTGAGAGTTCATACATAAATTAAAGATTTTTTCTTTACTTATCCACTTTATAAATACATATTTACTGATTTGTAGTATTATTGCACATAAGAGAAATAATTATTCTTTTGCGCCCTTTATACAATCAGATCAGTTAATAACAATGCATGCATTATTTTCCCTGAGCGATTATGAACCTATACCATGACAGAGTATCTGTAGTCATTCTCTTCTTCTGTGGTTTAATACTCATATCGGCAGGTATTGCATTCCTCCCTGTCATGGATGCGCTCGTATTTGCAGTGACAATAGCCGTAGTATTAATGCCGGTAAAGAGGAGTCTGGGCCGCAGGATTTCTGAGAGGAGAGCCTCGCTTACAATTGTATTTTTATTATTGGTATCAGTCATTGTCCTTACAGCACTCCTGTTATTGATCATATATGGAATCTCAGATTATGCCGGTGAAATGTTTGACAAAATATTGCTGTGGGTTGATAATCACGACTCAATACAGTCAGTGCCGATGTCAGACAATATGGCTTCAGACATACTCTTCGGAGAGGGCGGGTTTCTCAGCGGGATTATATATTCAATAATAAACTCAGTTATTTATTCAGGGTTCAGGTTCATAATATTCTTTGTTCTGCTTTATCTGTTCCTTAAAGATGGGGAGAGAATCTGGGAGAGACTAAAGGGAATTCTCCCGCAAAGATCACTTGAGATTCTCAGTATTATGGAAATAAAGGGGAAAGACACACTCTATGCAGTCTATATTGTCCAGTTTGTCACATCAGCGGTAACCTTTGTCCTGGCTCTTCCCTTTTTTTATCTGCTGGGGTTTGACAATGTCATTGAGCTTTCTGTTATTGCGGCAATATTTCAGCTGATTCCGGTCATAGGCCCGTCAATTATGATGGTAATACTGGCTTTTTATTCTGTATCAGTGGGAGATTACACAGGGGCACTTCTCCTTGCCGGAATCGGTTATCCGGTAGTGTGTGCTTTTCCGGATCTGGTTCTAAGACCTGTCCTTATGGGGAGGCGGACACTTGTCCACCCGGCGGTTATGTGGATCGGCTTTTTCGGGGGAATTTATATCTTTGGAATGTCAGGGCTTGTACTTGGCCCGCTGCTGCTGGCACTTATGATTACGGCGGCAGGAATTCTTATAAATAGTGAGAAGATGAAAAACAACAGAATTATCCCGGAGAGATTCAGGAAAGGCTGATTAATATTTCCGGACGCCTGAATAGAGATCCGACCTGAGGCCTCCCCGCAGACTTACGGGAAGCAGCAGAAATAATAACTGATACCAGACAACTATGGAATTATGGGAGATAAATACCTGAAACCTGATGGAGAATATTACGAAGTGCAGAGGTTTAACCGGATTCTGATTGCATTAATTATTGGTATCCTTCTGCTCGTATCATGGTACTCCTTTTATCTGCAGATCATTGCCGGAATTCCGTTCGGAAACAACCCTGCTCCTGATTTTGTCGTAATACTTATAGCCGCAGTATTTGGAATATTATTCCCCGCATTTTTCGCAGTCCTGAGACTGGAGATAAGCGTGGATGACAGGTCTCTCAGGTTCAGGTTTTATCCGGTTCACGTGAACTACAGGGAGACGGCCCTCTCTGAAATCTCTGCCGCAGAAGAGGTAAAATACCGGCCAATAATGGAATACGGCGGCTGGGGGATACGATTCAGGAGAAATATCAGGGCATACACCATAAGAGGAAATGAAGGTGTTATGTTAACATTTGCAGACGGCAGGAAGATCCTTCTTGGGTCACAAAAGGCGGATAAGCTCCTGAAAGCAATAAGAAAAAAGTAGTTTTTTCCTACCGGAATCCTGCCGGGTTTGCAGGATATTTCCGGATATAAAGTTATACTCTAAGAATGAATTTTTCAGGAATCATTGAGATATTTTCTGATTCAGATTGTCAAGGTGGTTCTTTGCAGGAATATAATCGATGTTGTACTCCAGTGATTTTTCAAACGCCGTAGCAGCATCATCTGTCCTTCCAAGACCTGAAAGTGCCACACCATATAAGTCCATATAACGCTCAGGAGTGAATAACAGGCCCTGCATGTAATCGTCTAATTTGTCAGTATCAATACGTGCCAGTATCTCTGCCGATTCATCAGACCTTCCAAGATCGTTTAAGGCAATTGCACTGACCATTCCGTCAGTTGCATAGAAATATTCATCCCATTCAAATGATTCGTCTGAATTATAGGCCTCTCTGCTCAGCTCAATATTTTCAAGTGCCTCTTCTGAACTTCCCGTTTCAGCAAGTGCCAGTGCCTTTAAAAAGAACAGAGTTCCCTTAGACCACTCATCCGGACTGTAATATTCAACGGCCTGATCTGTTATTTCAACAGCATAACTGTAATTTCCGGTAACAATTGCATAATAAGCTACATTGCCGGAGTATAATGCCGTTGGATTTAAAGACATGGCCTTTTTAAAAGCATCAAACGGCTCATTTAAATCTGCATCACTGTTGTTATGGGCAAGTCCGTCAATAACACAGCCAAAATAATTCCATGCGACATCATCTTCCGGGTCTGCCTCCAGAGCTTTCAGTCCGGCAGAATATGCCAGTTCAAAATCATTAACCGGCTCATTAAAAAATACCATAAATACAGCATTCCAGTCTTCTGAACTGGCATTAACGCATTCCAGTGACCTGTTAAAGGCAGTATAGGAGGCTTCATTTAAGGATGACGAATCATTCCATAATGCTTTTCCAAGACCTGCCCATGCAAGAGGTGAATTCTGTCCACCAGTATCAAGTGCCCGTGTGAAGAGAGTTTTTGCCATTCTGTTGTCACCGCTCTCAAGTGCAACATATCCAGCATCAGTCAGATCACCGGATGACGGAGAGGCTGTCACAGGAGTAAAAAACAGCATAAATATAACTGTGAGAGCTAAAAAAGCCCTTAATATTTTAGATTTCACAGAGTAATTATTTGCTTATTTGTATTTATACCAGACAGTGGTGATAATATAATCCTTCAGAGCACTCCATGTCAGTACTGATACTGTAAGTGCTGACAGGGCATACCCCATAAATCAATATTGATTCCGGAATATCTTCAGAGGATATTTCCGGATATAATGTTATAATTTCAGACTGAATCCTTCAGGATCTCATGGAGGTAGAAGTTGTTTGTGCCAAGTTTGCCGTCATAATTACCGGCATCTATATAGAGAATACCTTCTTCCTTCACTGCCGCCAAAATGCCGTCTCTCATGGCTCCCGCAATTACCTCTTCATCAGTGCCGTTTATCACAATCTCATAGATTGAATTTACACCGTCAGGGACGAGTGAATCCTCGATTTTATCCTTTAATGTAGGGCAGAACCTGTGATTTGTGCTAGCTGACATCGGGAACCTGTAATTTTTGCTTGCAACCTTTGAACCGCTTGCAACAATCCCGCCCGGAAATCCGGTTATGATTCCCTCACGGTTTTTTATTGCCTCAACTGCCGCCTGTGCCGCTTTAAGTGCAGACTGCCTGTCCTCACCCATAATAAGGAAATTTCCGCCTGCGATACCTTTGACTGCACCAAATGACTCCTCTCCGATGTAATCCCCTTCCATAATCGGGATCTTCCAGCATTTTCTGCCTCCGACTATGCAGCGGCTCTCGTATGAGTCCCCGAAGTAGTGCATCTTAATGTGGTATCTTGTTTTCGCATCCGGAAATCCGTCAAATGCGGACGCGGTTGCGGCTGTAAGCACACACTGTGAGATTCTGGCCGAGACATTCTCCTTCATGCTCTTTCTGGCAGTGCAGATGAATATGGATACACCGGGCCTCCCGTCCGGTGTTTCAGCCGGTGAATAGTATCTCTCAATTCCCGCCTCACAGGGGCACATTATCGTTGAGGTTGCAAATCCGGTGGCTTCGGTTGCGGCAACCATTGCAAGCTCAAGGGAATCTGCTGTAATGATTATTCGTGAGAGCCATATAGGAAATGCCTCCGCATATGTATCAACAATCTCAGTGCCTTCTATCTTCATGGTTTTTACCCCCTTTAATTTCCGGTTTTTATTACTCCGTCTTCGGTTACGATATAGTCCATTAAGACGTCATTGTCCTCAAGAGGCAGTTCTTCGGCTTCCTGGCAGGCAAAAGCAAGGGCGATCTTTGTCACATCCGGATTTTTCTCAAGGAACCTGTCGTAGTAACCTGAGCCGTATCCAAGTCTGCCGCCACGCCTGTCAAACCCGAGCATTGGCAGAATAACAACATCAACAGCACCATCAGGGACGGGGATCTCATTTCCTATCGGTTCAGGGACATTGAATGTGCTTGGCACGAGGTGGGAGAGGTCTCTTAGGTATGATAACCTGAGGCTGTAATCTTCCTTTACGATGATAGGGACCACAAGATCGTATCCTTCGTCAAGAAGTCTTTGCAGGAGCGGATTTGTATCCACTTCAATATCCTTTGATGAAAAACCCATCACAGTCTGACCCGGTTTTACAAGTGAAAAGAAATGACTGCAGATTGCTTCCCCTTTGACTTTTTTCTCCTCAGGCGTCAGTGAATCGCGCCTGTTTCGCATAATGTCGCGCATTTTGTTCTTAGCTTCGCGCAAATCTGAAAAATTCTGAGGCATAGGAATAAATTTTCTGTATAGATATTTATTGTTATAGTTGCAGGAAAATTATCAAAATGTTATATAAGATTTAATTTAATCTTATCTGACACTCAGCTACATCCGGAATTTTGAGGATTTGTCAGAGTATGCAGTCTTTGCAGTTCTGGTTGCCGCAGTCTATGTTGTCAATTTTATACTTAAGTGCCCACACTTTGAGATGTTTAATTACATCAATAAGTCCGAGTCCGCTCTCAGTGAGGTAATACTCACTCCTGACAGGGAAACTTCCGGCATCAACCCTCCTCCCGACAAGCCCTTCCTCCTCAAGTTCCTTTAATCTCTGTGAGAGGACTTTTGAAGTTATACCATCAAGCGAGTCCTTTAATTCTGAAAACCTCCGGGTGTAGTTCTCCCCTTTGTACAGCTCAAATATTATCAGCAAAGCCCATTTTTTCGTCAGGTACATAGCGGTTTTGTACACTGTGCAGTCCTTGTGCATAGTATAGTTTCAGAAACTCACCAGTATTTATAATTTAGTATCAAAATGATATTTTGTATCTTAAATATACAAAGGAGAGACAAAACTATGTTCTGTTACCAGTGTGAAGAAGCCGCAAAGGGATGCGGATGTACGGTTAAGGGAGTATGCGGAAAGGATGAGTCAACCGCAACACTTCAGGACTGCCTGATATATACCATAAAAGGACTTTCCCTCAGAAATATTGAGGCACGGAAATCCGGTGTGGCAGATGAAAAAGCAGGCAATCTTATCGCAGAGGCACTCTTTGCCGCACTTACAAATGTCAACTTTGACAATGAGAGGCTCTATTCACTTATAACAAAGGCAGTTGAGATGAGGGATTCACTGCCGGCAGTTGAATGTGAGCATGATACATGCACATGGAAACCTGCAAACATTGAGGCTGCAGTAAAGAAAGGCTCTGAGAACGGAGTTTTAGCAACGGAAAACGAGGATGTAAGATCACTTCGCGAACTTCTCATCTATGGCTTAAAGGGTGTTGGTGCTTACTACTACCACGTTGTTGCCCTCGGGTCTGAGGATAAGGAGGTAACAGATTTCATGGAGGATGCCCTTGCGTCAACAACTGCCGATCTCAGCACAGATGAGATGGTTGGATGGGTGCTTAAATGCGGTGAGATTGGAGTTAAGGTGTTAGAAGATCTTGACAGGGCAAACACCACAGCATATGGAAACCCGGAGATAACAGTCGTATCAACATCTGCCGGCAAAAATCCGGGCATTCTCATCACAGGACATGACTTAAAGGACCTTGAGCAGTTGCTTATCCAGACCGGAAATTCGGGTGTTGATGTCTATACACACGGGGAGATGCTGCCGGCACACGCATATCCGGGGCTGAAGAAATACAAAAATCTCGTAGGGAATTACGGCGGTTCATGGCCGCACCAGAAGAAGGAATTTGAGAGCTTCAACGGTCCTGTCCTTGTCACAACAAACTGCCTTGTGCCGCCGGCTCAATCATACATCGACAGGGTTTACACCACCGGCCCTACAGGTTTTTCCGGTGTGAAACACATCCCTGAATCTGATAACGGCAGTAAAGATTTCTCAGCAGTTATTGAGCATGCAAAGAGATGCAGTCCTCCGCAGGATATTTCGGTTAAAGGTGAAGGTTACACTGATGAACTTATCACCGGATGTGCACACCATGCTGTGCTCTCAATTGCTGATGCTGTGATTGACGCTGTTAAGCAGGGCCGGATAAAGAGGTTTGTTGTTATGGCAGGTTGTGACGGCAGACAGAAGGAGAGGGAATATTATACCGAATTCGCAAAGGCACTGCCTCAGGACGCAGTCATTCTCACTGCCGGATGTGCGAAATACAGGTACAATAACCTCGATCTCGGCGACATCGGAGGAATTCCAAGGGTGATTGATGCAGGTCAGTGCAATGACTGCTACTCACTTGTGGTGATTGCAAAGGCGCTTGCTGATGCCTTCGGCACTGACTTAAACGGGCTTCCGGTCTCGTACAATATTGCATGGTATGAACAGAAGGCTGTGCTTGTTCTTTTAGCACTACTGCATCTGGGT
The sequence above is a segment of the Methanoplanus limicola DSM 2279 genome. Coding sequences within it:
- a CDS encoding NADH-quinone oxidoreductase subunit B family protein; its protein translation is MSIIQNLKNNVRSRSIHVSFVNVGSCNGCDIEILACLAPRYDIEQYGIYVHNNPREADVLLITGAFVEQWDDKLLNLWEKIPDPKVAVTIGNCPVSGCVFNRKGSYVNPPVSKHIPVTASIPGCPPRPTEIISTILSVAPLIFKDYEERE
- a CDS encoding DUF1959 family protein, which codes for MTGYVYEKSLRNMKYRIVTAPLQNNTVREISDGLGMNIQNFRAMLIENFDMSYLENMPTRYDVWKGDEMPEFPDRLLFRGFLTKYMPIVKEEEMELLITDISGKISGGMSEEEAVIYGREKIRELILK
- a CDS encoding respiratory chain complex I subunit 1 family protein encodes the protein MLEYLILATILGLLFLGIHRKVIARVQGRPGPPVWQEILHTLKFSFKETWIPKTGSELLFTGIVLVAIGIWTAALFVVIAGQSILLLFGIYMVHKMVEHGVGLSPGSPYSKFGGVRSVISASSEIPLFGAVAMIYFFTGSLMISDLIAFQAENGPLLLIVPPAAIGLYVVILSKMPYGPFSIVQGKEIVSGYKTEHFGVWRAALDVGEGLKTFVLLFAFVVIFIGQLPVLLTLVVMLIILFSLSFVCATTPLLSPYDCVTVQILIIVFMAVFAVVLGVLL
- a CDS encoding proton-conducting transporter transmembrane domain-containing protein encodes the protein MFDLQSGAVGGEELFYLPFGDIVNYFTPYTAVLFILALIFTLFCIFSRPEKQLDVVFGDDAVYAKEVGPAELRFRRFMAVACGLATMGAVLSGDIFNYTLFVSMTGVCIIGIVAAVKSRHVLNAAFNYGIVAMVATVPLFGSAAITLAATGTLSIWELSGAMVNMPLIAKVLLLVGVTGEGIAPFYAAKAELFRAPGAPYVIMIHVSSLLIFLRVVEILLTV
- a CDS encoding EhaG family protein gives rise to the protein MDQTYFLGITVIFAASAIVFMALFKEKNDLHRLILTDLAEIAALALIAMVATDLAEALILPGLVVGISELLAISEIYLVREGLTKPVRRKFRLEIMDSAPAIMALVLVAYGIVLSGFSGGAVAATGAVFFFMCRGSVERFEILEIVSGYAWAFWIAAFFIFMVLPQYWFFAVMLAGGAILVKVMAKMSLIGTMGGEENV
- a CDS encoding EhaF family protein; the encoded protein is MVVRKISDYLQKVENIANIYGLIVAVVFIAALCLQITSPLQYESDQLYPKDTVADSPLNPYDRGGIPFGDTAVKAQYPSNAPYLGYVTAYLTPLSAFMAATSLYLGTTIVSHPGGIIDEILYNTRGLDTVAETAILFVAFAIAAFLYRRKE
- a CDS encoding EhaE family protein gives rise to the protein MIAPEFALGCIILVIGVIAAADPKPKTPLIRLINVEIPAWGLLLIMLSFNETLALMTFIAVTAIATFILVRVLERSDGRW
- a CDS encoding EhaD family protein; its protein translation is MIDDISILLFGFLAIAGTLMAAFSREEFEKLISVGIIAAGIMPFIIAGGYTDVAIAVSLIAPVTTIFILMVCRSDADDSA
- a CDS encoding DUF2109 family protein → MIELWICGLVAVYAAIRIAFVKNNLLKLPFLNVIGFAVAGSLVLILKDPLSLAAAAAFFIGTTLESNAIASRIAGGKKE
- a CDS encoding AI-2E family transporter, which gives rise to MNLYHDRVSVVILFFCGLILISAGIAFLPVMDALVFAVTIAVVLMPVKRSLGRRISERRASLTIVFLLLVSVIVLTALLLLIIYGISDYAGEMFDKILLWVDNHDSIQSVPMSDNMASDILFGEGGFLSGIIYSIINSVIYSGFRFIIFFVLLYLFLKDGERIWERLKGILPQRSLEILSIMEIKGKDTLYAVYIVQFVTSAVTFVLALPFFYLLGFDNVIELSVIAAIFQLIPVIGPSIMMVILAFYSVSVGDYTGALLLAGIGYPVVCAFPDLVLRPVLMGRRTLVHPAVMWIGFFGGIYIFGMSGLVLGPLLLALMITAAGILINSEKMKNNRIIPERFRKG
- a CDS encoding tetratricopeptide repeat protein, with translation MLFFTPVTASPSSGDLTDAGYVALESGDNRMAKTLFTRALDTGGQNSPLAWAGLGKALWNDSSSLNEASYTAFNRSLECVNASSEDWNAVFMVFFNEPVNDFELAYSAGLKALEADPEDDVAWNYFGCVIDGLAHNNSDADLNEPFDAFKKAMSLNPTALYSGNVAYYAIVTGNYSYAVEITDQAVEYYSPDEWSKGTLFFLKALALAETGSSEEALENIELSREAYNSDESFEWDEYFYATDGMVSAIALNDLGRSDESAEILARIDTDKLDDYMQGLLFTPERYMDLYGVALSGLGRTDDAATAFEKSLEYNIDYIPAKNHLDNLNQKISQ
- the fhcD gene encoding formylmethanofuran--tetrahydromethanopterin N-formyltransferase; its protein translation is MKIEGTEIVDTYAEAFPIWLSRIIITADSLELAMVAATEATGFATSTIMCPCEAGIERYYSPAETPDGRPGVSIFICTARKSMKENVSARISQCVLTAATASAFDGFPDAKTRYHIKMHYFGDSYESRCIVGGRKCWKIPIMEGDYIGEESFGAVKGIAGGNFLIMGEDRQSALKAAQAAVEAIKNREGIITGFPGGIVASGSKVASKNYRFPMSASTNHRFCPTLKDKIEDSLVPDGVNSIYEIVINGTDEEVIAGAMRDGILAAVKEEGILYIDAGNYDGKLGTNNFYLHEILKDSV
- a CDS encoding 5-formyltetrahydrofolate cyclo-ligase, producing MREAKNKMRDIMRNRRDSLTPEEKKVKGEAICSHFFSLVKPGQTVMGFSSKDIEVDTNPLLQRLLDEGYDLVVPIIVKEDYSLRLSYLRDLSHLVPSTFNVPEPIGNEIPVPDGAVDVVILPMLGFDRRGGRLGYGSGYYDRFLEKNPDVTKIALAFACQEAEELPLEDNDVLMDYIVTEDGVIKTGN
- a CDS encoding winged helix-turn-helix transcriptional regulator, which encodes MHKDCTVYKTAMYLTKKWALLIIFELYKGENYTRRFSELKDSLDGITSKVLSQRLKELEEEGLVGRRVDAGSFPVRSEYYLTESGLGLIDVIKHLKVWALKYKIDNIDCGNQNCKDCIL